Within the Microbacterium sp. 1S1 genome, the region GGACGGCCTACGCGCAGCCCGTGGCCGATCGCATGACGATCCTCACCGGTCGTGCCGTTCACTCCGTCATCGTGCGTGACGGCCGCGCGGTCGGCATCCGGCTGGGGGAGGGGGACGAAACGGAAGAGGTGTTCGCTGACGAGGTCATCCTCTCTGCGGGAGCCCTCGGCACGCCCGTCATCCTGCTCCGTTCGGGGATCGGCCCGGCCGACGAGCTGACGGCGCTGGGCATCGAGGTCGTGCACGACGCCCCCGGCGTCGGCAAGAACCTGCATGACCATCTTCTCTCGCCCGTGATCTTCGCGACCGAGAAGCAGCCCGTCGGCCCGCCGCAGCCGGGAGTCTCCGTCACACAGAGCCACCTGTTCTGGCGCAGCCGCGAGGGGCTCGCCCAACCGGACACGCAGCCCATCCACTTCTCCGTGCCGATGTGGGGGGAGTTGGAGCCCCGCGGCACGGACGGGTTCACTCTCATGGCGGGTCTGGTCACGCCCTACAGCCGCGGGGAGCTGCGTCTCACCGGTCCCGGGCTCGACGACCTGCCGCACATCGACCTGGCGGCGCTGGAGGACCAGCGCGACGCCGACGCCCTCGCCGCCTCCGTGCGCCAGTGCCGTCGCATCGGCAGGCAGCCCGCGCTGGCCGAGGAGTGGGGTGCCGTTGAGGTCTACCCCGGTCTCGAGGTCGCGGACGACGACGTGGAGGAGTGGGTGCGGCGGACCGCCATCACCTACCACCACCAGGTCGGTACCTGCCGCATGGGAGCCGACCCCGGATCCGTGGTGGATCCGCAGCTCCGGGTGCGCGGGATCGCCGGTCTCCGGGTGATCGACGCCTCGGTCATGCCGACCGTGCCCACCGGCAACACCAACGCGCCCGCTGCCATGATCGGCGAACGCGGCGCGCGGTTCCTCCTCGCCGGCTGAGGGGAGGACGGCGAGGGGACGCGGGGCGATCACGGCTGTCGCGATCGCCCCGCGCTCCTGCGTGTCAGCGGGTGAGCAGCGTCACGGCCACGAGCGCGAGGGCGACGAGACCGAAGCCGGTCGCGAACACCGTCAGCGCGAGCGGGAGGCCGCCGCCCGGCAGCGGCCCGCGCGCCCGGGCGGTGAGCACCGCGGTCGCCCGGCGCTGCCGCCGCCGCGCGGCGATCCAGAGCAGCGCCGCCGTGCCGACACCCAGCACGCCAGGCACGAGGCCCCACCCCTCGGCGCCGGTCGGGAGCACGAGGGGGAAGACCCGCAGCGACAGCAGCGAGCCGACCGCGATCGCGAGGGCCGTGCGCCGCCACGCCAGCTCCGTGCGCTCCGGCTGCAGTCCCGGGTCGAACAGATCGGGTGCGGGGGTGCCGGGAGTGGTCATGGTCAGGGCTCCGTCAGCGCCACAGCACGCCGGCGAGGACGAGCAGCCCCGTCGTGACGACGACCACCGCGAGCACCACTGCCGACAGGGCGCCGGGCAGCGGGCGTCCCTGCCGGAGCGCACGCTCCGCCCGCATCCACTCGAACCATGCGATCGGCGCCACCGCCGTGCCGGCGATCATCAGCAGCAGCGAAGCGGCCAGCCGGAACCCCGGGTGCAGGTCGAGGCCGAGGACCTCGAGCGCGACGCCGCCCGCGATCAGCGCCAGGCCGGTCCGGGTCCACGCCAGGAACGTGCGTTCGTTGGCGAGGGAGAAGCGCGGATCGGGCTCGTCCCCGACCCGGTAGACGGAGGCGGGGAAGCGGCGCATGCGCCCATCGTACGGCGCGGCCCGCTCAGCGCTCGTACACCGTGCGCCCGGCGAACCACGTCGAGAGGACCGCGGTGTGCACGATCTCCTCCGCCGGTCCGCCGATCGCGTCCCGTTCCAGGATCACGAAGTCGGCCGACTTCCCGGGGGTCAGCGAACCGGTCTCGGCGCCGAGCCCCATCGCGGTCGCGGCGTTGATCGTGAAGACCTCCAGGGCTTCTTGCGCGGAGATCGCCTGCTCGGGCCACAGCGCGCCCGCGGCCCGGCCGAGGGGATCGGCGCGCGTCACGAGCCCCTGCAGCCCCTCGAGCGTGTTCGGCGACTCGCTCACCGGCCAGTCCGAGCCGCCGGCCACGAGGGCTCCGGCATCGAGGAGGGCACGGTTGGGCTGGGAGTGTTCGGCCCGGTCGCCCAGCACGTCCGCCAGCGCCTGGGGGATCACGCCCGGGTACCAGATGAACGGAGAGATGTCGGCGGAGACGCCCAGCGCCGCGAGGCGGGGGATGTCGCTCTCCGCCAGGAACTGCCCGTGCGCGATCTGCACCGGCGTCGCGACGCCCTCCGCGCGCACGCGCTCGGTGGCGTCGAGCACGAGCCGTGCGGACCCGTCACCGGTGCAGTGGACCTTGGCCCCCAGACCGCGTGCGGCGACAGCCCGGAGCCAGTCGGTGAGCTCGTCGAGGGTCATGGTCGTCTCGCCATGGAAGTGCGCGCCGTGCACCGGGTCGGCCGGATACGGGTCGAGGAACGAGGCCGTCCGGGCGGGCGGCACGCCGTCGAGGAAGATCTTCACGAAGTCCGGGCGATGGTGCGGAGTGCGGAACTCCTCGCCGCGGTCGAGCAGAGGAGCTCCGATCGGGTCGAATCCGAAGATCTCGTCGTTGATGAGGAGCGAGGAGACCACCCAGGCGTGCAGCTCGCCGGCCCGGTCGAGCCCGGCGAGCGCGGCGAGGATGTCGACGGAGACGCCCGCGTCCTGGAACGCCGTGATCCCGAAGGAGTTCAGCAGCTCGATGCCGCGACGGGAGGCCGCGGCGTGCTGCTGCGGGGTGAGTCCGCCGCTGCGGTCGTACGCTTCCTGCACCGGGATGCCGGCGGCCTCCAGGAGCACGCCGGTGGGGGTGCCGTCGTCGGGGTCGAGCAGCGTCACCCCGGAGGTCGGGATGCTGTCCGCCGTGATCCCGGCGAGCTCCAGGGCCCGGGTGCTGGCCCAGCGGTTGTGGCGGGAGTCCTCCATGAGCGCCACGGGTCGTCCGCCCGCCGCCTCGTCCAGCCGCCGCCGCGTGGCGGTGTTCGCCAGCGTCGGGAGCAGGGTCGTGGCCACGGCGCCGCCGACGATCCAGGCGTCCTCCGGCAGGGTCTGCGCCTTCTCGCGCACCCGGTCGAGGATCTCGTCGAGCGTCAGGGACGGGGCGAGCGACAGCTCGAAGAGCTCGGTCCGTCCGGCGAGCGCGTGGTGGTTGTGCACGTCCACGAAGCCCGGGTAGACGGCCGCGTCGCCGACCTCGACGACCTGCGTGCGGCGGCCCCGGAACGCCTCCACGTCGGCGCGGTCGCCGACGGCGAGGATCCGTCCATCGCGCACGGCGAAGGCCTCGGCGCGCGGGCGGGCCCGGTCGGACGTACGGATCACCGAGCCGGTGACGAGGAGGTCGGCGACGTCGGTCATGTCAGGCGTCTCCGAAGGTCGCGGGCTCGAGCGCGGGCGTGTGGTGGGTGGTCGACAGCAGGCGGCCGTGTGCGCCGAACGTGAAGTGCGTCGGCACCTCACCCGTCTCGTCCAGGCCGAACAGCACGCCGTGGGAGCGGATCGCGTTCACGTCGCGGTGGTCCGCGATCGTCACCGAGGCGCAGGGGATCACCTTCTCGCGCCACGCGAAGATGTAGATCCCGGGGCGCACCTCCCACACGCTGTTCTCGTCCGTGTCGGCGAGCCCGCGCTCGGGACCGGCGAGGCACTGCCACGAGTACCAGCGGGGCGAGAGGTACACGTGCTCGTAGGCGTGCTCCTCGCTGTAGATCCACTCCACGCGGCGGCCGATCAGGGTGGTCGTGGGGGCGGCCTCGGTGCCGGTGACGTCGGTGCCCTCGATGGTGCCCGGGGCGAAGTGATGCTGCATCCGGGTGCGGCCCTGCTCCGGCGCGGGGAGGATCTCGGAGATCACCGCGAGGGAGCGCCCGTGACGCAGGTCGAGCACGAGCGAGACGGCCTCGTTCGGGAGGTAGCGGTGATGGAACTGGACGAAGTAGAGCTCGTCGTCGACCTCGAAAGCCTCGTAGTCGTCGGTATCGGACGCCGCCTCGGTGGGATCTTCCGCGCCGGGCCGGTACTCCCAGGCGACCGTCGACTCCTCGAAGCGGTGGACGATGCGGGTGCCGCGGGCGTCGACGACGGAGATCTCACGCCCGCTCAGAGCGGTGCTGTGCGGAGCCTTGTTGGCATCGAAGCCGGGGGCGAGCCCTTCGAGCGGGAGCCAGGTGGAGGTGTCGGCGGGATTCAGGGTCGTCATGGGGTTTCCTTCCTTCGGAGAACGGGATGGGAGCGTCAGCGGGTGCTGAACTGCTCCAGATCGGTGGCGAGGCCGTCGTAGACGGCGGGCTTCGCGCGGCGGAGATACGCGGCATAGACGATGCCGCCGATCAGGGCGAGCACGAGCAGCAGCGGCATCAGGCGGATGGCGAGCTCCTCGGAGCCGGCGACGATGTTGAAGTTCACGATCGCCAGGATCGAGATGGCCGCGATACCGAGGAAGCCGATGCCCGGTGCGACGAACGTGCTCCACCAGCGCGGGTCGTTCCGACGCCGGAAGTACACGACGATCGAGATCGCCGCGAGTCCCTGCAGGATGAGCACACTGAGGGTGCCGAAGCCGAGCATGGCGGGCACGAGCGTGACGATGGGGTCGGCGCCGGCGAGGGCGAACAGGATCGCCACGATCGCCGCGAAGCCCGCCTGCACGATGCCCGCGAGCTGCGGGGCGCCGTTCGGGCGGGTGCGGGCGAGGGCCTGCGGGAGGATCCTCGCGCGACCCAGCGAGTACAGGTAGCGGGTCGCCGAGTTGTGGAATGCGAGCATCGCCGCGAACAGGCTCACCAGGAGCAGCACCATCATCACGGTCGTGAGCGGTCCACCCAGGTACTGCTGCGAGAGCGAGAAGATGAGGTCGCCGGTGGGCAGATGCTCGAGCGCGGTGGCCTGCGCCTGCGCGACGCCCGTCGCGCTCACCACGGCCCAGGTCGTGACGCCGAGGATCACACCGATCGCGATGATCGAGGTGTACGTCGCCCGCGGGATGGTGCGCAGCGGCTGCTTGGCCTCTTCGCTGAACAGCGCCGTGGCCTCGAACCCGAGGAAGCCGGTCGCCGCGAGGAGCAGCCCGATGGGCAGCGAGCCGGAGAACACCGCCTCCGGGCTGAACGCCGCGACGTCGTAGCCGGTCTGCACGAGCACGGAGACGTCGAACACGACGAGCATGAGCACCTCGAGCACGAGGCATACGCCGAGGACCTTCGAGCTGAAGTCGACGCCGATCCGCGCGAGGACGAAGCACACGACGATCGACAGCAGCCCCCAGACGAGCCAGTGCACGTCGAGCCCGGTGAGGTCGCGGATGATCGTCTGCATGAAGAAGCCGCTGGTGCCGATCGTGCCGACGACGAAGAAGTTGTAGCCGAGCGTCGCGATCAGGCCCGCGACGAGTCCGCCGGTGCGGCCGAGACCTTTTACGACGAACGCGTAGAAGCCCCCAGCGTTCACGAGCTGCTTCGACATCTGGGCATAGCCGACCGCGAACAGCAGCAGGATGGCCGCGACGAGGAAGAACGACATCGGCGTGCCGCCGCCGTTGCCCAGCGCGATGGCGAGGGAGGCGACGACGACGATCCCGGTCAGCGGCGCGACGGCGGCCAGGACGAGGAAGACGATGCCGGCGACGCCGAGGGCGCCGGGGCGGAGGGAGGTGTGGTGCGGCGTCGTGGGTGCGGAGGTCTGCTCTGCCACGTCGGCTCCTTTGCTCGGGTGACGGCCGTGCGGACACGGCATCGACGACGAGGGGAATCGTCGATAGAGCGAGTCTGCTCGTCGCTCCGCGCCGGCGTTTGACCGTGAGCGAAGGACGATGGTGCCAGCGCGCACACCCCGGCGGCGGACGTGCGACCTCTCCGCGGCGCAGAGCAGGATGACCGGGACGACACCGCTGTCTCGTCGGCGCCGCTCGGCGCCGGACCGCGGTCGGAGGACGCGATGGACCTGCAGCTCGGCGGCACGACGGCCCTCGTCACGGGAGCCGCCAGCGGCATCGGCCGTGCC harbors:
- a CDS encoding APC family permease produces the protein MAEQTSAPTTPHHTSLRPGALGVAGIVFLVLAAVAPLTGIVVVASLAIALGNGGGTPMSFFLVAAILLLFAVGYAQMSKQLVNAGGFYAFVVKGLGRTGGLVAGLIATLGYNFFVVGTIGTSGFFMQTIIRDLTGLDVHWLVWGLLSIVVCFVLARIGVDFSSKVLGVCLVLEVLMLVVFDVSVLVQTGYDVAAFSPEAVFSGSLPIGLLLAATGFLGFEATALFSEEAKQPLRTIPRATYTSIIAIGVILGVTTWAVVSATGVAQAQATALEHLPTGDLIFSLSQQYLGGPLTTVMMVLLLVSLFAAMLAFHNSATRYLYSLGRARILPQALARTRPNGAPQLAGIVQAGFAAIVAILFALAGADPIVTLVPAMLGFGTLSVLILQGLAAISIVVYFRRRNDPRWWSTFVAPGIGFLGIAAISILAIVNFNIVAGSEELAIRLMPLLLVLALIGGIVYAAYLRRAKPAVYDGLATDLEQFSTR
- a CDS encoding DUF202 domain-containing protein; translated protein: MTTPGTPAPDLFDPGLQPERTELAWRRTALAIAVGSLLSLRVFPLVLPTGAEGWGLVPGVLGVGTAALLWIAARRRQRRATAVLTARARGPLPGGGLPLALTVFATGFGLVALALVAVTLLTR
- a CDS encoding amidohydrolase, translating into MTDVADLLVTGSVIRTSDRARPRAEAFAVRDGRILAVGDRADVEAFRGRRTQVVEVGDAAVYPGFVDVHNHHALAGRTELFELSLAPSLTLDEILDRVREKAQTLPEDAWIVGGAVATTLLPTLANTATRRRLDEAAGGRPVALMEDSRHNRWASTRALELAGITADSIPTSGVTLLDPDDGTPTGVLLEAAGIPVQEAYDRSGGLTPQQHAAASRRGIELLNSFGITAFQDAGVSVDILAALAGLDRAGELHAWVVSSLLINDEIFGFDPIGAPLLDRGEEFRTPHHRPDFVKIFLDGVPPARTASFLDPYPADPVHGAHFHGETTMTLDELTDWLRAVAARGLGAKVHCTGDGSARLVLDATERVRAEGVATPVQIAHGQFLAESDIPRLAALGVSADISPFIWYPGVIPQALADVLGDRAEHSQPNRALLDAGALVAGGSDWPVSESPNTLEGLQGLVTRADPLGRAAGALWPEQAISAQEALEVFTINAATAMGLGAETGSLTPGKSADFVILERDAIGGPAEEIVHTAVLSTWFAGRTVYER
- a CDS encoding YidH family protein, whose amino-acid sequence is MRRFPASVYRVGDEPDPRFSLANERTFLAWTRTGLALIAGGVALEVLGLDLHPGFRLAASLLLMIAGTAVAPIAWFEWMRAERALRQGRPLPGALSAVVLAVVVVTTGLLVLAGVLWR
- a CDS encoding molybdenum cofactor biosynthesis F family protein, yielding MTTLNPADTSTWLPLEGLAPGFDANKAPHSTALSGREISVVDARGTRIVHRFEESTVAWEYRPGAEDPTEAASDTDDYEAFEVDDELYFVQFHHRYLPNEAVSLVLDLRHGRSLAVISEILPAPEQGRTRMQHHFAPGTIEGTDVTGTEAAPTTTLIGRRVEWIYSEEHAYEHVYLSPRWYSWQCLAGPERGLADTDENSVWEVRPGIYIFAWREKVIPCASVTIADHRDVNAIRSHGVLFGLDETGEVPTHFTFGAHGRLLSTTHHTPALEPATFGDA
- a CDS encoding GMC family oxidoreductase, with translation MAGTNNGAVRSAVVVGAGTSGAIVARRLVDAGVAVTLVEAGGYDTNPAIHDPSRAGELWHSTEDWDFFTVPQPHAGDRRLHLPRGKVTGGSHALNAMIWVRGAASDYDAWESAGATGWGWADVEPVFDAIENDLLPVTDAYALSPIQASIIDAAVEEGLPRNPNYNGGTLDGVSQEQVTIRDGRRVNTWTAYAQPVADRMTILTGRAVHSVIVRDGRAVGIRLGEGDETEEVFADEVILSAGALGTPVILLRSGIGPADELTALGIEVVHDAPGVGKNLHDHLLSPVIFATEKQPVGPPQPGVSVTQSHLFWRSREGLAQPDTQPIHFSVPMWGELEPRGTDGFTLMAGLVTPYSRGELRLTGPGLDDLPHIDLAALEDQRDADALAASVRQCRRIGRQPALAEEWGAVEVYPGLEVADDDVEEWVRRTAITYHHQVGTCRMGADPGSVVDPQLRVRGIAGLRVIDASVMPTVPTGNTNAPAAMIGERGARFLLAG